In one Lycorma delicatula isolate Av1 chromosome 5, ASM4794821v1, whole genome shotgun sequence genomic region, the following are encoded:
- the LOC142325148 gene encoding glutathione S-transferase-like, with product MAPSYKLTYFNAKALAEPIRFLLSHLEINFEDNRFEFDQWPSIKKNMPFGKVPVLEVDGKQLHQSIAIARYLCKKAGLAGKTEYEDLMIDIVVDTISDLRQVQILLHRWPANIKYFQWKRKLKLFNC from the exons atggctCCATCTTACAAACTGACATATTTTAACGCAAAAGCTCTGGCAGAACCTATTAGATTCTTGCTTTCAcacttagaaattaattttgaagacaACAGATTTGAATTTGACCAATGGCCTTCCatcaaaaaaa ATATGCCATTTGGTAAAGTTCCTGTTCTTGAAGTAGATGGAAAACAGTTGCATCAGTCTATTGCAATTGCAAGATATCTCTGTAAGAAAGCTGGATTAGCTGGAAAGACTGAATATGAAGATCTAATGATTGATATAGTCGTTGACACCATCAGTGATTTACGTCAag TACAAATCTTACTTCATCGATGGCcagcaaacataaaatattttcagtggaagagaaagttaaaattatttaactgctgA